The Paenibacillus dendritiformis region GGTCAAGGCGGAGAAGGAGAAGGCCGGGAAGAAGTAGGCGCGATCCAGGACGGAGCGGAAGGCTTCCCGTTTTCTTAATAGTTCTTAACATCCCCTATCGATTTGATTAAGATTCCCTTTATTTGGTTGAATGATGCGGGAACTGCCGATATACTTGCTTCTTGTAACGAAAAGGAGGAGAACGGAATGAAAAAGAAATGGAAGGTTTCCATACTGCTGCTTGCTGTCATTTCTTTGCTGGGAGGCTGCTTCGGCGGGAAGCCCGCGCTTGAAGAGCTGGACTCCGAGGGCAAGGGGAAAATTAAAGTGCTCTATTATGACGAGGGCAGCTTTTATAGCGATTACGGGAACAACTTCAATGTGAAGTATCCCAATATTGAGTTCGAGGTCATCAGCACGGGGACAATCTATCAGGATATGCAGGAAAACGGGACGAGCTATGAGGAGGAATATCTCAAATTTATCGAGAAGCACAAGCCGGATGTCATTATGACGAGTTCGGACAGCTTCGAGAAGCTGGTGGAGGAAGGGAAGCTGTACAATCTGGACACGGTAATCGAGCAGGAGAAATTCGATCTGGACGGTTTTATGCCCGGATCCGTCGATATGCTTCGGGAACGCGGCGGCGGCTCGCTATACGGCTTGGCTCCGTACTTTCATGCCTCGGTCATCTACTATAATCCCGATATGTTCCGAGAACATCATATTGACCCGCCGCGCAATCAGATGAGCTGGAAAGAATTGCTCGAATTGTCGAGCCGCTTCGCGGGCCTCGGTTCCGGGGACGATCAGATTTATGGTTTGGCTGATGAGTTCGGCCAAGCCGACGGCATGCTTTTTAATGTGGCACTCAGTTCGTCGCTCCGGGTGTTCGACGCGAAGGGAGAGAAGATCACCTTCAACACGGACGGCTGGAAGGAAGCGATGGAACTGACAGCCAAGGCGATTCGCGACAAGGGGATCTATACGGCTTCTCTGGAGCCGGAAAAAGAAAATACGATGTATTATTTGCAGACCGAGCAGTTCTTCAAAGGCAAAGTCGCGATGATACTCGGATCGAGCTGGCTCATGAGCAATCTTCGGAATCAGGCGGTGTATGCCAGCGACAGTGAAGAGATCAATTGGGATTTTGTGACGGCGCCCGTCGATCCGGCTGCGCCGGAGGAGTCCGCCTTTACCATGTTGAGTTCCATCTATGCGATCGCGGCCGATTCCCCGAACAAGCGGGCGGCTTGGGAGTTCGTGAAGTTCGTGAACGGTCCGGAAATGGCGAAGGCCGCTTCCCGTTCCTTCCGGGGCGAACTGCCGACTAGGGCGGACGCGATGACAGAAGTGGACGGCAAAAGCATGGAACCCTTCTATATGCTGCGGCCGAAGGCATCGAGCGGTTCCTTATGGGGGGGGACGAGCGTCAATATCCCGGACGGATTCCGCATGACCTTCTCGAACATTATCATTAAGGAATTGAAGGCGATGGTCGAGAACGGAAAGAGCGCGGAGGAGGCCGTGGCCGTGATCGAGACAGAGGGGAATGCAGCCCTCCAGCAGGCGCGGGAGGCGGCCAAAGCGAAGGAGCAGGCCGGGAAGAAATAAGCTGCCGCTTAGCAAAGGGCGAATGACAGAAGGAGAGAAGGCGGAGTGACAGACAAATGGAGGTCCGTCCTGCTGCTAGCGGTGATTGCTATGCTGGGCGGGTGCATGGGCAAGGCTCCCGTACTGGAGGAGCTAGGGGAAGACGGCGCGGGGAAGCTGAAGGTCATGTCTTACAGCGAAGCGTTATTTTATGAAGAATACGGCAATTCGTTTCATATGAAGTATCCCAATATTCAGTTCGAAGTCGCGAGCATCCAGGAGATCTATAAGGATATGGATGAGCTGTCTCTCAGCTATCAGGATGCGTTCATGAGGTTCGTCGAAAAAAACAAGCCGGATGTCATTATGTGCGAATACGGCCAATTCGAGCAGTTGATTCAGGAGGATAAGCTGTATAATTTGGATACGATTATCGCCGAGGAGACATTCGATCTCGATGGGTACTTGCCCGGGGTCATCGATGTGCTTCGGGAGTCCGGCGGCGGATCGGTATACGGGCTCGCCCCGACGCTGGATACCGCAGCGGTCTTCTATAACGCCGAGCTGTTCCGGGCGCATCATATCGAGCTTCCGCGGAATAAGATGACCTGGCAAGAGCTGTTCGAACTGTCGGAGCGCTTCGCGGCGCTCGATTCCGGAGAGGAGAGCTTGTATGGCTTGTCCGAGCAGCACGCCTCGCCCGTCATGTTGTTCTATGAGATCGCGGAGACATCGTCGCTGCGTCTCGTCGATGCGAAGGGAGAAAAGGTTATCTTCAACACGGAGGGGTGGAAGGAAGTGCTGGAGATGGTGAGCGGGGCCATCCGGAGCCACGCTCTGCATGCCCCGTCTCCGAAGCCGGACTCGGATACATCCGTTTCTATGCTCACGGATTCACCGTTCTTTCGCGGCAAAGCCGCGATGGTCATCGGCAACTTCTTCTTCTTCACGGATCTGCGCAACCGGCCGCAATATGATAAGGACGCGCAAAAAATCGATTGGGGCGTCGTGACCGTCCCCGTCGATCCGCAATTCCCGGATGTATCGCCTCATATTCGTCCGGCCGCCATCTTCGCGATTTCTGCCGATTCCCCGAACAAGCGGGCGGCCTGGGAATTCGTGAAGCATGTCAACGACCCGGAAAAGGCGAAGAAGGAATCGCGGACGCTGGGCAAGGGACTTCCGGCAAGAAGCGAGTTCTTCACCGAAGTCGACGGAAAGAACGTCGAGGCATTATATATGCTGAAGCCAAAAGGAAAATGGGGGCTCTGGGGGGAATCGGCCCGGAACATCCCAAGTTCGTTCCTTCCTTCCATGCACGACCTGCTGGAGCGAGAAATTATGGCGGTAGCCGACGGCAAGAAAACGGTCGAAGAAGCGGCCGCCTCTATCGAAAGCGAAGGCAACGAGGCGCTCAAGCAAGCGCGGAAGGCGGCGGAGATGAAGCGGGAGGCCGCGAAGCAGAAGAGCGGCCAAGACGCAGGCTCGGCGCCGCAAGAGGACCAGGAAGGGGCGGCCGAAGGCGTGTAAGGAGCCAGGCAGCGGGATGTCGTGGCATCCCCGCGCTAAAGAGCGTGTCCCGAGCCGAAGCTCCTGGCTAAAGAATCGTGCCCCGAGCCGAAGCTGCAGACGAAGCTTCTGTCAGCGCCCGGATGATCCCCGTTCCATTCGCATCCCCTCTCCGTGTTCGGTATAATAGGCGGTGAGGTGACGATATATGGAATCTTTATTACATATTGAAAGGTTGACCGGCGGCTACAGTGTCGGCAGACCCGTTCTCCACGATATTAACTTCACGGTCGAAGCCGGCCAGATGATCGGATTGATCGGGCTGAACGGCGCCGGGAAGAGCACGACGATGAAGCATATTCTCGGGCTGCTTGAGCCGCAGTCCGGCAAGGTAACGCTGCAGGGACGTACGCTGGCGGAAGCGCCGGAGCAGTACCGGGCGGCATTGGCGTACGTTCCCGAGACCCCGCTGCTGTATGACGCCTTGACCGTGCGTGAGCATCTGGTCTGGACGGCCACCGCTTATGGGGTGGACAAGGCCCGATTCGAGCAGCGGGTGGCCGAGCTCGCGCAGTTGTTCCAGATGGAGCCGCATCTGGATAAGGCGGCTCAGCATCTATCCAAGGGCATGAAGCAGAAGACGATGCTGATGTGCGCATTTGCGGTTCGCCCTCCGCTCTATATCATTGACGAGCCGTTCCTTGGCCTTGATCCGCTAGGCATCCGTTCGCTGCTTCAATATATGAAGAGCGTCAAGGAAGAAGGGGCGGCGCTGCTCGTCAGCTCGCATATTTTGTCCACGATCGAGCAATATTGCGACGGCTTCGTCCTCCTGCACCAAGGAAGAGTGCTGGGCGCGGGCAGCCAGGAGGAGCTGCGGAAGCAGTGGAGCGGCCACTCCGGCCGGCCTGCCGAAGAACGGCTGGAGGATCTCTTCTATACGTGGGTGACCGACGTGCAGCAGGGGGGCGGTGATCGTCCATGGAACGGATAACCCGGGAAGCGGACGGAACCGCGACGTTCGACGCCGGCCGGTTATGGAGGGAGCGCCGGCAACGGTTCTGGAGGCAAGTGCTCCCTTATTTAGGCTATGTTGCACAGAGCGGCCTGGCCATTGTGCTCGTTTTAGGATTTATAACCGGGACGGCTTTTTACGCCAACTTTTTAGATCAAATCCCGTCCGACTTCCCGGTCCGCGAGCTGGTGCTGCTTCTGGTCGCGCCGGCGACGGCTTACATGACCTACCGCACGTTCCTGGAGCCGCCGGATCTGGTCTTCCTGCTGCGGGTGGAAGGGAGGTTGGCCGATTACATGAAGCGGAGCATCCGCTACAGTCTCATCCCGAGAATGCTGCTGCCGCTGGCGGTATGGACCGTGCTATGGCCGTTATATCACCGGGCGGACCCGCAGCCGAAGCATTATGGTCTGATGCTGGCCGTCATCATCCTGCTAAAGTGCGTCGCTGCCGTCGGCAGTTGGAGCGAACGGCAGATGAGCGACCCGTCCATCCGCGGAACGAGCCGATGGCTGCGCTATGCTTGGGTCTGGGGAGCGACGGCGAGCTGGCTGTGGCTGAGTGTTCCGGCGGCAGCGCTGATTACGGGAGCTGCAGGACTAGGCTACATCGGCTGGACGGTTACCCGGAGCAGGCTCCGTTTTCCATGGGAGCGCCACATCGAGACGGAGCGGGTTCATGCGAGCCGGGTATTTCTGCTCCTCTCGAACTTCGTCGACATCGCCGTCACGGAAGAGCGCCGGTATATGAGGCCTTGGCTGAAGCGGTTCGGCGACCGCCATGCCTACCGTCCTCAAGCGGCTTACCGCTATTTGCTGGCGAAGACATTCGCCC contains the following coding sequences:
- a CDS encoding ABC transporter substrate-binding protein produces the protein MKKKWKVSILLLAVISLLGGCFGGKPALEELDSEGKGKIKVLYYDEGSFYSDYGNNFNVKYPNIEFEVISTGTIYQDMQENGTSYEEEYLKFIEKHKPDVIMTSSDSFEKLVEEGKLYNLDTVIEQEKFDLDGFMPGSVDMLRERGGGSLYGLAPYFHASVIYYNPDMFREHHIDPPRNQMSWKELLELSSRFAGLGSGDDQIYGLADEFGQADGMLFNVALSSSLRVFDAKGEKITFNTDGWKEAMELTAKAIRDKGIYTASLEPEKENTMYYLQTEQFFKGKVAMILGSSWLMSNLRNQAVYASDSEEINWDFVTAPVDPAAPEESAFTMLSSIYAIAADSPNKRAAWEFVKFVNGPEMAKAASRSFRGELPTRADAMTEVDGKSMEPFYMLRPKASSGSLWGGTSVNIPDGFRMTFSNIIIKELKAMVENGKSAEEAVAVIETEGNAALQQAREAAKAKEQAGKK
- a CDS encoding ABC transporter substrate-binding protein — protein: MTDKWRSVLLLAVIAMLGGCMGKAPVLEELGEDGAGKLKVMSYSEALFYEEYGNSFHMKYPNIQFEVASIQEIYKDMDELSLSYQDAFMRFVEKNKPDVIMCEYGQFEQLIQEDKLYNLDTIIAEETFDLDGYLPGVIDVLRESGGGSVYGLAPTLDTAAVFYNAELFRAHHIELPRNKMTWQELFELSERFAALDSGEESLYGLSEQHASPVMLFYEIAETSSLRLVDAKGEKVIFNTEGWKEVLEMVSGAIRSHALHAPSPKPDSDTSVSMLTDSPFFRGKAAMVIGNFFFFTDLRNRPQYDKDAQKIDWGVVTVPVDPQFPDVSPHIRPAAIFAISADSPNKRAAWEFVKHVNDPEKAKKESRTLGKGLPARSEFFTEVDGKNVEALYMLKPKGKWGLWGESARNIPSSFLPSMHDLLEREIMAVADGKKTVEEAAASIESEGNEALKQARKAAEMKREAAKQKSGQDAGSAPQEDQEGAAEGV
- a CDS encoding ABC transporter ATP-binding protein; the protein is MESLLHIERLTGGYSVGRPVLHDINFTVEAGQMIGLIGLNGAGKSTTMKHILGLLEPQSGKVTLQGRTLAEAPEQYRAALAYVPETPLLYDALTVREHLVWTATAYGVDKARFEQRVAELAQLFQMEPHLDKAAQHLSKGMKQKTMLMCAFAVRPPLYIIDEPFLGLDPLGIRSLLQYMKSVKEEGAALLVSSHILSTIEQYCDGFVLLHQGRVLGAGSQEELRKQWSGHSGRPAEERLEDLFYTWVTDVQQGGGDRPWNG
- a CDS encoding ABC transporter permease, with the protein product MERITREADGTATFDAGRLWRERRQRFWRQVLPYLGYVAQSGLAIVLVLGFITGTAFYANFLDQIPSDFPVRELVLLLVAPATAYMTYRTFLEPPDLVFLLRVEGRLADYMKRSIRYSLIPRMLLPLAVWTVLWPLYHRADPQPKHYGLMLAVIILLKCVAAVGSWSERQMSDPSIRGTSRWLRYAWVWGATASWLWLSVPAAALITGAAGLGYIGWTVTRSRLRFPWERHIETERVHASRVFLLLSNFVDIAVTEERRYMRPWLKRFGDRHAYRPQAAYRYLLAKTFARSELLGILVRLTVIGLLALLWVRDSVWSAAAYGLILLVIGAQLHTLFTYHRHDVMRSIYPLPPHARHEAALRMSTAIHLSCAVILLIPLLLGATAWSFKGAAAAGGFALVLLFRLKRAKRRADDDEA